A genomic region of Vitis vinifera cultivar Pinot Noir 40024 chromosome 7, ASM3070453v1 contains the following coding sequences:
- the LOC100253796 gene encoding uncharacterized protein LOC100253796 — MAMVVYWYDFICFGIVAAAFCGSLWVIWNKEGSGKYEDRTMYESLLVARPDCEGYVGTTRLGHVSSSQLWSSCWRGVHPVWLLLLRVVSFFVMAGFLAWDVLKWDATIFVYYTEWTFSLVIVYFALGSCMSAYGCWVYSMKPPSENGVTEDLEESRSSTAVIFRAKEIRGTIKLQSHYDQEAIQRRAGLLGYLMQIAYQTCAGAVILTDIVFWCVIVPFLSNAHLGLNMLMGCMHTMNAFFLLLDTSLNSLPFPWFRLSYFVLWSCIYVIFQWVIHACGFSWWPYPFLELSTQWAPLWYFCLAVLHIPCYGLFALIMKAKISIFSRFFPHEFIRVH, encoded by the exons ATGGCAATGGTGGTGTACTGGTACGACTTCATTTGTTTTGGGATAGTGGCTGCGGCCTTCTGTGGCTCTCTCTGGGTGATATGGAATAAGGAAGGTTCCGGAAAATATGAAGATAGAACCATGTATGAGAGCTTGTTGGTTGCTAGGCCAGACTGTGAGGGGTATGTGGGTACCACGAGGCTGGGCCATGTGAGCTCTTCACAGCTATGGAGCAGTTGTTGGAGAGGGGTGCACCCTGTTTGGCTGTTGCTTCTGAGAGTGGTTTCCTTTTTTGTGATGGCCGGATTCTTGGCCTGGGACGTCCTCAAATGGGATGCTACAATCTTTGTTTATTACACAGA GTGGACTTTTTCATTAGTCATAGTATACTTTGCG CTCGGGAGCTGCATGTCTGCTTATGGATGCTGGGTATACTCCATGAAACCACCTTCTGAGAATGGGGTTACAGAGGATTTGGAAGAGAGTAGGTCATCAACTGCTGTGATATTCAGGGCAAAAGAAATCAGAGGCACCATCAAGCTGCAAAGCCACTATGACCAAGAGGCGATTCAGCGGAGAGCAGGATTGTTGGGATATCTTATGCAAATCGCGTATCAG ACTTGTGCGGGCGCGGTAATCCTAACAGACATTGTATTTTGGTGTGTAATAGTCCCATTTCTGTCAAATGCACACCTTGGACTGAACATG TTGATGGGATGCATGCATACTATGAATGCGTTCTTCCTCCTCCTTGATACCAGCCTCAATAGCCTT CCATTCCCATGGTTCCGGTTGTCGTACTTTGTGCTCTGGAGCTGTATCTATGTTATTTTCCAATGGGTCATCCACGCTTGTGGGTTTTCATG GTGGCCATACCCTTTCCTCGAGCTTTCAACACAATGGGCGCCTCTATG GTATTTCTGCTTGGCTGTTCTTCACATCCCCTGTTATGGACTCTTTGCACTGATCATGAAagcaaaaatttcaattttttcgaGATTCTTCCCCCACGAGTTCATCAGGGTTCATTAG
- the LOC100250275 gene encoding short-chain dehydrogenase reductase 3b-like — MATNVRGVAATIKHAARAMVARSIRGSIICTTSVAAALGGAGPHAYTTSKHALIGLVRAACSELGAYGIRVNCVSPFGTATPLSCRAYNLEPSEVEANILALSNLKGIVLKARHIAEAAVFLASDESAYISGHNLAIDGGFTVVNHSFSAS; from the coding sequence ATGGCTACAAATGTCCGCGGAGTTGCTGCCACAATCAAGCATGCGGCTCGAGCCATGGTGGCTAGAAGTATCCGAGGATCCATCATATGCACTACCAGTGTCGCAGCCGCACTTGGGGGAGCCGGCCCGCACGCTTACACCACCTCAAAGCATGCTCTCATAGGCCTTGTTCGAGCGGCCTGCAGCGAGCTGGGGGCGTATGGGATTAGAGTCAACTGCGTGTCCCCATTTGGAACTGCCACACCTCTTTCTTGTAGAGCATACAATCTGGAGCCAAGTGAAGTTGAAGCTAATATTCTAGCGCTCTCCAACCTGAAAGGCATTGTGTTGAAGGCCAGGCACATCGCAGAGGCTGCTGTATTTCTTGCTTCTGATGAGTCTGCTTACATCAGTGGTCATAATTTGGCCATAGATGGAGGGTTTACAGTGGTTAATCACAGCTTCTCGGCTTCCTAA
- the LOC100245155 gene encoding short-chain dehydrogenase reductase 3b-like, translating to LVVYVFRLEGKVAIITGAASGIGEAAAKLFAENGAFVVIADIQDELGHQVVASIGPEKSSYFHCNVRDERQVEETVAYAIQKYGTLDIMFSNAAITGPIGSILEMDMDGFDDTIATNFRGPASTIKHAARAMVEKQVRGSIICTGSVSSTLGGSGPPAYTASKHAVLGLVRSAADDLGQYGIRVNCVSPFAVATRMSTGMYNVDASIVEASASSFSQLKGIILKPRHVAEAALFLASDESAYVTGHNLAVDGGVSVLSTTRSRLRK from the coding sequence TTGGTTGTTTATGTTTTCAGGTTGGAGGGTAAGGTTGCAATAATCACAGGGGCAGCCAGCGGAATTGGTGAGGCCGCTGCAAAGTTATTTGCTGAGAATGGAGCTTTTGTGGTGATTGCAGACATTCAGGATGAGTTGGGTCATCAGGTTGTTGCTTCAATTGGCCCAGAGAAATCCAGTTACTTCCATTGCAATGTTAGAGATGAAAGGCAAGTGGAAGAAACTGTGGCCTACGCAATACAGAAGTATGGCACCCTGGACATCATGTTCAGCAATGCAGCCATTACAGGCCCCATTGGCTCTATCCTTGAAATGGACATGGATGGCTTTGACGATACCATAGCTACAAATTTTCGAGGACCCGCATCAACCATCAAGCATGCGGCTCGAGCAATGGTGGAAAAGCAAGTACGCGGTTCCATCATTTGCACAGGGAGTGTCTCTTCAACACTGGGGGGCTCTGGGCCTCCGGCATATACTGCATCCAAGCATGCTGTGCTCGGCCTTGTCCGATCAGCTGCTGATGACCTAGGGCAGTATGGGATCAGGGTCAATTGTGTTTCTCCTTTTGCAGTTGCCACGCGCATGTCAACCGGCATGTACAATGTAGACGCAAGTATAGTGGAAGCATCAGCTTCTTCATTCTCACAGTTGAAGGGAATTATTTTGAAGCCACGACATGTAGCTGAGGCTGCTCTGTTTCTTGCTTCAGATGAATCAGCTTATGTAACTGGACATAATTTAGCTGTTGATGGAGGGGTTAGTGTTCTAAGTACTACTAGGTCCAGACTCAGGAAATAA